The genomic region GTCTCGAGCGCCTGGGCCGGCGGGCGGATGACGACATCCACGCCCTCGCCGAGGATGTTGAGCTCGGAGTCGGTGACCAGCGCCGCCACCTCGATCAGCGCGTCGCGCTCCAGGTCGAGGCCGGTCATTTCACAGTCGATCCATACCAAACGGTCGTTCACATGACTCACCCTACGGCGCTCCTACCCGTGCTGGGCAGCCGCCGGGCCCGAGGCGCGGGCGGGTTGGGTGGCTGACGGTCCGTCAGGTGACCGGTTCGGGCCGCTCCGGGGGCGGCCCGGGGGATGCGCCGGTCCGGCGGATGGGACGGCGGGGCGGGCGGAACCCCGCTGTCGGGGCGCGGCCCGGCAGTCGGGGTTCGATCCGTTGCCGGGGCGCGGCTCGCCCCGGCAACCGTCGGTCAGTCCGGCGCAGGCGGTCAGGCCTCGGGCTCCGCCGTCGAGGGCCCGTCGGGATCGGCCTCGCTGCGCGCCGACCCGTCGGTGCGACCGGCGGCCGTGGCGGCTCCCACGGTGCCGTTCCCGCCGGGGCTCGGCGGGCGTCGCATCCCCCCGGCCGCGCGCTGGTCGCTGACACCCCGCTGACCGTTCGCCGTCCCGGCCACCCCCGCTGCGCCGGCCACTCCCGCTGCGCCCGTGGTGCCGGTGAGTCCCGTCGGGCCCACCACACCCGGTCGTCCGGCCAGGCCCGTTCGAGCCGCGGCACCGGTGACCGGTCGGACCGCCGGCCGCGAGGCCGGTCGCCCCTCCGCGCCCCGTTCCGAACGCGCCTCACCCCGGCCGTCCGTGGGCCGGTCGGTGCGGTGGCCCGCGCCGGCACCGCGCGCGCTCGGCTGCGGGTGGCCGTCCTCCGCCACCGCGTGCTCGACTGGCCGGGCAGCCGGACCGGGCCCGCGTCGCGTCGCCGGACCGGGCTGCGGAGGTACCAGCGGACGGATCCGGTTCTTCCCCGGTGCCGGAAGCGCGGCCTGCCCGCCACCGCGCGCCTTGCCGCCGCCCGTCACACCGCCCGAACCGCCCGAACCACCCGAACCACCTGCGCCACCTGCGCCACCCTGGCCGGTGCCGATGCCCGAGCCGGCGACCATGCCCAAGCCGGCCGAGCCGCCGGAAGCACCGAGCATCCCCCGCCCGGGCCACCGCTGCCCGCCACGGTCGTCGCCCCGCCTGGCGCCCCGCTCGTCGCTCCGCCATGGGCGCCACTGCTCGCCGCCGTGCCGGCGGGAGCGGCACCGAAGGCCATCGCCGCCGCTCCGGCCAGACCGGCCGTCGACCCGGCGCCGGCCAGTCCGGCCGTGCCCTGCACCGCGCCCTGCGCGGGCATGCCGACCAGCGCGCCCGGCCCCGGGCGGCGCGCGCGGTAGCTGGTCCGATAGGCGGCGGGGGAGACGCCGAGCTGTCGCCGGAAGTGCCCGCGAAGCGCCACCGGCGAACGGAACCCGCAGCGCCGGGCGACGTCGTCCACCGAGAGCTCCGAGGTCTCCAGCAGCCGCTGCGCCTGCAGCACGCGCTGGGTGATCAGCCACTGCAAGGGCGCGCTGCCGGTGAGCGTGCGGAACCGCCGGTCGAAGGTGCGACGGCTCATGTAGGCACGCGCGGCCAGCACCTCGACGTCGAACTGCTGGTTCAGGTTCTCCAGCGCCCAGGTCACGACCTCGGCCAGCGGGTCGTTCCCGATCTCCTCAGGTAATGACTGGTCGATGTACTGCGCCTGACCGCCGCCGCTGCGGCGGTTGGGCACCACCAGGCGGCGGGCCAGCGCGTTGGCGGCCTCGGCACCGTGGTCGCTGCGCACCACGTGCAGGCAGAGGTCGATCCCGGCGGCCGTGCCGGCGGAGGTGAGCACGTCGCCGTCGTCCACGAAGAGCTCGCGCGGGTCGACGTGCACCCGCGGGTAGCGCTTGGCCAGGGTCGGCGCGTACATCCAGTGCGTGGTGGCGGGTCGACCGTCCAGCAGGCCGGCGGCGGCGAGCACGAACGCGCCCGTGCACAGCCCGATGATCCGCGCGCCCTCGTGGTGGGCCTTGCGCAGTGCGGCGATCGCCTCGACCGGTGGCGGCTGCGAGATCGACCGCCAGGCCGGGACGACGATGGTGCCGGCCCGGGAGAGCGCCTCCAAGCCGAACGGCGCGGTGAGCGTCACGCCTCCGGTGGTGGTCAGCGGGCCCTCCTCGCCCCCGCAGACCAGCAGGCGGTAACGCGGGACGCCGGCGTCCTGGCGGTCCACCCCGAAGACGGAGAGCGGGATCGAGCTCTCGAAGATGGGCGCACCGCTGAAGATCAGCACGGCCACGGTCTCACGCCGGCGACGCCCCGCGAGCTTGCGCGGAGCGACGCCCAGGCCGGGGCCGGGCACGCCCGGTCCTGCGCCGCCCGGTCCCACGCCGCTCTGGCTTGCGTTGCTCTGGCCTACGCCGCTCTGCGCCATGGTGCTCTGCCCGACGCCACCGAGGCCCGCGCCGCTGCCGAGGACACCAGCGGGCGAGTTGACGGGTAGTCCGCTGTTCGGTCCGGACGCCGTGCCGATACCGGTCTCGGGGGCACTGCCAGGACCTGATGCCACGACAGCTCCCATCACCGTCGACGCGGACAGCGACCCGAACGACGACTCCTGACGGACCGTTCGATTCGGTCGCGGACTATTGAGCATGCCTGTGCCAGTGAGCGTGTCGGTACCAGTGGTGTTGGCGGCCTTCGCCTGGGCGGTGAGCGTGACGGTACTTCTCGGGACGCGGGCCCCCCGGCCGGCCGGGGACTGGCCGCTGTCAGGACCTGTCTCGCTCCTGCTCACCCTGTTCAAGGCGCCCAAGCCCCCTCGGTGGTGTGGTGTGGTGGTGCGGCACTGCTCAACAAGATCGAATCTACTGGGTGGACCGTTGCCGTTGTGACAAGTTCACCATCCGACGCTATGTCGACATGGCAATTTGGCGTGATGCATTCGATCACGAAGCGTGGCACCCGTCGACCCCCCTGGGAAGGGGGCAGGTGGGCCGGCGGCTGGTTGCGGCACTGCCGACCCCCGTCGGTGCTGGACGCCTGACCTCTGAGGGAGGCGTGGCCTGGCGCGATGCCCAACCCTGCTTGACCGGACCGAGACTGACTGAAAATCGGTGTTGCGGAGCAGGGGCGCGTGGTGCACGTGTGCGCCCTGTCGGTGCTGCCCCTGCGCCGCACGGGGGTGCCTGTTGTGTCGCGTCGGGCCACATCGAGGGTACGTCGATGCAGCCTCCGTCACGGCGCCGGTTCGAGCCGGGTCGGGTCCGGACTCGGTGCCACCCGGTGCCGAGCCCGCGCCGAGCCCGCTCCGACCCCGCTCCGACCCCGCGCCCACCCGGTGCCCACCCGGCGCCTACCCGGCCGGGCGCGAGCGCCGATCCGGCCGGACCGACCCGGCTCGAACCGGCCATCCGCCCGGGGTGGCACGGAGTGCGTGGCGCGGTGATTCGCCCGGAAAAGCGCCGGGCCGGCTCGGCGGTCGGCGAGCGAGATCTTCGTTGTCAGTGTTCTGTTGTCGAACAAACTCGTTTCAAGCGCATCTCGATGCCCCCAATTCTCTGGATTATCAGTTAGTCGCCCAGCGGCATTGCGAGGATATGCAGCCACCGCGATCGCGGACTCATCGCGTGCGCAGCGGGGGAGCGACGCGGTAACGGCCCCTGCTCCACACTTGAACGACGTCTCCGGACGGCAGGCCGAGGCGATTTTTCTTCCGCAGTCGAACGGTATCTTCCGTCCCCTGGCGGCCCGTTGTGCCCTCGCTCAGGCGCTCGCCGTCCGCTCGCCCTGCCACCCCTGGCCGCTCACCCTGTGGTGCCCGTCCCCGCGACCGTCCAGGACCGCGTTCCCGGGCCCAGGACGGGGTGGGAACCGAGCACGAGCTCCACCGCCTCGGGAAGCCCCGGCGCGCTCAGTGTGGGCCGGTAACCCCGCTCCGACCAGGGACGTCCGTGGTGCAGCCAGACGCTGCGGATTCCGGCCACCTCGGCGCCGGCTATGTCGGCGGGGGCGTGGTCGCCGATCATCCAGGTGTCCGCGGCCCAGTCGGCGGCCGGGGGCACGCCGCAGCGCTGCGCGGCGATCTCGAAGATCAATGGGTCCGGCTTGGCGCAGCGTGCCTCCTCGGAGACCACCCAGGCGTCGACCAGGGCGCCCAGCCCGGTTCGCCGGATCTTCTCGACCTGGGCGCCGGTCCCGCCGTTGCTGACGATGGCCAGCATCCAACCGGCGGTCCGCGCCGCCCGCAGCGCCTTCACATGGGAGTTCGGGCAGTGGATATGAGAATTGATCCCCCGTCGGTAGTGGGTCAGCAGGGCGTCCAGCGACAGGTCCAGGCCGTACCGACGCAGTGCCGCGCCGAGCACGGTGCTGCGGGGGACGTAGCCGCCGCCGTCGATCGTGGTCAGCCAGTCGAGGTCGCTCGGTGGCAGGCCGTATTCACTGAGAAACCCCGCGGCCCAGGCCTGGAAGGCGGCGTCTCGTGGGAGCAGCGTGTTGTCGAGGTCGAGCAGCAGCAACGGCATGGCGTGCATGCTGCCAGCGGCGCCCCCTTCGAGGAAGGGAATCCGCAGATCGGAGCGGTTGTCGGCGCGCTGCAGCGGTCCAGGGCACGTTGGTTGCAGCTCACCGGTCTCAGGTGTCACGGCATCCTCATCAAGCCCACCTCCTTCTGAACTCCGCACCTACGGTGCGTGGCCAACCTGTTGCGTCCACAGACTCCGTCAGGCAAGCTCCTGGGAACCGCGCGAAGCGGGGCGTCATCTCGCTGTTACGGGGCGCGCGTCGATTACTTCGCGCCGCCGCCATTAGCGGGATCGTTGCCGTACTCAGCCGCAATGGCTGGGCGGCCAGGTCCGGTCGTCGTACTCTGAAAGGAACAGGTCACTTACGGTGCAGCTCGGCCTCAACCGACCACGTGCCAATGAATGGCCTGCCGCCTGCGCAGCGCTGTCCTTCCTGTCGGCCCATCTCACTCGAAGAGTCTCGAATCATGGCCGGTTTTGAGTCTCCCCGATCTTCAGACCTGCTCCGCTTTCCCGGAGCGGCAGATATCTCCACGGCGGATTCGCTGCTCGACGCATCCCGGTCACCACAGTCGCCGCAGTCAGGGTCCCGTGGTGGAAAGCCCGGTAGTGGAAAGACCGGCGGCGGAACAACGCGCCGCAGTCGGCTCATGTCTTGGCAACGCCGTCGGCAGGCGGCGTCGGCCGAGGTTTCGGATGGTGTCGGTACCACGCCAGGTGCCGGCGAGGATGGCGGAGGCGACGTGAAGTCCCGGCACCCCAAGCAGACAACTCCTCTTGGTGAGGAGACGCCCACGTTGCAGACCGAGAACACTCGGTCCTGCGACCCGGCCTTCCAACACGGTGTGGTGGTCGGCTTCGACGGCTCGCTGTCCAGCGAGCGGGCACTCGCCTATGCCGTGGGCATGGCCCGCCGTTCCCAGTGCGGCCTGGTCATCGTGCATGTGGCCAACCGGCTGCCCACCACGGTCTGGGCGGGCTGTGAACCTCCAGTCTTCGTGGACGCCCCCGACTACCGCACCGAGGTGCTCGGCCTGGAGCTCGCCTGCGCGGACTTCCTGACCGGTGTCCCCTGGATCCTGGTGGAGCGTGGCGGCGACATCTGCCACGAGATCGAGGAGGTCGGTAAGGAGTACGCCGCCGACGCGATCGTCGTGGGCACCACGCACCGCCTGATCGGGCGGATTTTCGGCTCGATCTCGGGCCGACTGGCCCGCCGGGCCAACCGACCGGTGATCGTGATTCCCTGAGCTTCTGCAGTCTCTGCGCCGGCGTCAGAGTGGCGTGCCAAGTGGGTTGGTATTACTGATTCCGATATGCCAGGGAATCCGTTCGATTGCCTCCGAGTCGGCCACTGAGTGCCCGTCAGGGAAGCCGTCCGCCCACGAACACGGCGGCTCACGTTTCTTCGCCCCGTCGGGCCGACCCCGTGGACGACCAATGGACAGGCGGGGCCTGGGAGGGTCGGGGTGGGGTCCCGACGGCCGGCGGGGTGACCGGCCGTCAGGACCGCGATGGTGACCTGCGCAGGGTCAGGAGTTCATGCCCAACTCGCGTGCGATCAGCATCCGCTGGACCTCGGAGGTGCCCTCGCCGATCTCCAGGATCTTGCTGTCGCGCCAGAAGCGGGCGACCGGGTACTCGTTCATGAAGCCGTAGCCGCCGTGGATCTGGGTGGCCTCGCGGGCGTTGTCGACCGCGGCTTCGGAGGAGTAGAGCTTCGCGATGGCGGCCTCCTTCTTGAAGGGCTCGGCGAGCAGCAGCCGGGAGGCCGCGTCCCGCCAGGCCAGGCGTGCCATGTGGGCGCGGGTCTCCATGTCGGCGATCTTGAACTGGATGGCTTGGTTGGCCCCGATCGGGCGGCCGAAGGCCCGCCTGGTCGCGGCGTAGCTGAGCGACTGGTCGACGCAGCCCTGGGCCAATCCCGTGGACAGGGCGGCGATGGCGATGCGGCCCTCGTCGAGGATCCGCAGGAACTGGGCGAAGCCCCGGCCGCGCTGGCCGAGGAGGTTGACTTCGGGGACTCGGCAATCGGTGAAGGACAGCTCGCGGGTGTCGGAGGCGTTCCACCCGACCTTCGAGTACTTCTTCGACACCTGGAACCCGGGGGTGCCGACAGGCACGATGATGGAGGAGATCTCCCGCTTTGACGAGGGATCAGCGCCCCCTTCACTCGAACGAGCGATCGGTTCGGTGAGCGCGGTCACCGTGACCAGGCCGGTGATGTCGGTGCCGGAGTTGGTGATGAAGCACTTCGTCCCGTTGATCACCCACTCCCGGGTGGTCTCGTCGAACCGGGCCGTGGTCCGGGTCGCGCCCGCATCGGAGCCGCCCTCGGGCTCGGTCAGGCCGAAGGCGCCGAGGATCTCGCCGCGCGCCAGCCGGGGCAGCCACTCGCGCTTCTGCTCCTCGGTGCCGAAGCGGTAGATCGGCATCGCGCCGAGCGAGACGCCGGCCTCAAGGGTGATGGCAACCGAGGAGTCGACCCGGGCGAGCTCCTCCAGGGCGAGGCAGAGCGCGAAGTAGTCGCCACCCATGCCGCCGTACTCCTCGGGGAACGGCAGGCCGAACAGGCCCATCCGTCCCATCTCCTTGACGATCTCGTACGGGAACTCCTCCCGCTCGTAGAAGTCGCCGATCGTCGGCGCGACCACATCGTTGGCGAACTCCGCGACGGTGCGGCGAAGCTCCTCGTACTCGGAATCCAGTCGGTGGTCGAGCATCTGATCCTCCATTGGTTCGCCCGATTGGGTGTGCCGGGCGCAGGGTGGCGCGACGGGTGTCGCAGAGGCGAAACGGCGCGCGATGGCGCGCCAGAACGGAGCGCGCTGTGCCGATGCCTCGCATCGGCACAGCGCACCGGTTGATCAGCCTGTCGAGGACGGGAGCGTGGCGGCGCCGACCAGGGCCTGGACCGCGCGGGACGGGCTGGGACGTCCCAGCCGCCCGGCCAGCCAGGCACTGGTGGCGGCGAGCGCGGTGAGGTCCACGCCGGTCTCGATGCCGAGACCGTGCAGCATCCACACCAGGTCCTCGGTGGCGAGGTTGCCGGTGGCGCTCTTCGCGTACGGGCAGCCGCCGAGCCCGCCGGCCGAGGCGTCGACGACGGTGATGCCGTGCCGCAGCGCGGTGAGGGTGTTGGACAGGGCCTGCCCGTAGGTGTCGTGGAAGTGCACGGCGAGCCGCTCCACCGGGACCCCGGCGCGGTCGAACGCTTCGAGCAGTCCGGCCACCTGCCCCGGCGTGGCGACGCCGATGGTGTCGCCCAGGCTCAGCTCCGCGCAGCCGAGTTCGAGCAGCCGCAGCCCAGCGGTGACCACCTGGTCGGCGCCGACCGGGCCCTCCCACGGATCGCCGAAGCACATCGAGAGGTAGCCGCGGGCGCCCACGCCGGCCTCGACCGCCCGGGTGACGACGGGGCGGAACATCTCCAGCGCCTCCGCCATCGAGCGGTTGAGGTTCCGCTGGGCGAAGGTCTCGGTGGCGGAGGCGAAGACGGCGATCTCGTCGGCCCCGCGAGCCAACGCCCGCTCGAGGCCGCGCTCGTTGGGCACCAACACCGGCAGCCGGAGTCCCTGGTACTGCTCGCGCAGGCCGGTGACCCGGGGGAGCAGCTCCTCCGCATCGGCCAACTGGGGGACCCACTTGGGATGGACGAAGCTGGTGGCCTCCACGGTCCGGAGCCCGGCCGCAGCGAGTCGGGCGATGAACTCGGCCTTCACCTCGACGGGGACCAGGGAGCTCTCGTTCTGCAGGCCGTCGCGGGCGCCGACCTCGTGGATCCGCACCCGGGCCGGTAGCGCCGGGTCCCGGACCACTGCGGGCAGCCCGAGTTCCAGCACTCCAGGGTCGGCCGACTGCTCCGAACGGGTGGAGTTGTCGGGGGCCTGGTTCTGAGTGCTCATCAGGAAGCCACCTCCTCGGGCTCCGTGGTGGCGGCCGTCTCGTCGGGCAGGACGACCGCGAGCAGCTGCTCCATCGCGACGGTGCTGCCTGCGGTGATGTGCAGCTCGCTGACCGTGCCGTCGTGCGGCGCGGAGATCACGTGCTCCATCTTCATGGCCTCGAGGACCAGCAGGGCCTGTCCGCGCCGGACCACGTCTCCCACCGAGGCCTTGACCACGGTGACCGTGCCCGGCATCGGCGCGGTGAGCGCACCGTGGTGCGCGTCGGCGGACGCGGTGCGGTCGGCGACCGGGTCGTAGGGGTGCACCGCCCAGCTGTCGCCGTCGCTGCCGAGCCAGATCACCGGCCCGACGCCGGCCGCCGGGGCGTTGTCAGTGGCGAGCGCAAAGGTGGAGCGCAGACCGTCGAGGGTGAGCGACAGACTCGTGCCGCCGAGCGTGGCGCGGGCCCGGCGGATCGGCCCGTCACCCAGACGGACCAGCAACTCCGGGAAACCCGTTGACGGACTGTCAGAGGCCTCGATTACGGTGTCGGCACTGACAGGTCGTACTCGTACCGACACCGGGTCCTGCCCGGAGACGCGGAGTCGGTGCGTCGTCCAGGCCGGTTCGCCGGCCAGGCGCCAACCGGAAGGGAGCGCGAAGGGATCGGTCCAGCCGTCGGAGGAGGCTGGCGCGAGCAGCAGGTGCCGCACGAGTGCCGCGGCGAGGTAGACGGCTTCCGAGACGGCGGGCGACTGCTCGGTCGCGGAGGCGGCGGCTGACGGTACCTCGGAGCTGACCACCGCGAGGTCCCGCGAGGTGTAACGGTCGCGACTGTCGTCCAGCAGTTCGGGGTGTTGCTGGACGGCTCGCTCGACCAGTCCGGTGTCCAGTCGGCCGGCGACCACCTCCGGGTGGGCGAGCAGTCGGCGCAGGAAGCCGGTGTTGGTGGTCAGACCGAGGATCCGGGTGTCCGCGAGCGCGGCGCGCAGGCGGAGCAGCGCTGTCGGGCGGTCGGGTCCGTAGGCGATGACCTTGGCCAGCATCGGGTCGTAGACGCTGCCGATGTCCGTGCCGGCGGTGAGGCCGGAGTCCACCCGCACGCCCTCACCGCGCGGCTCGTCCAGCAGGAGGATCCGGCCGCCGGTCGGCAGGAAGTCCCGGGCCGGGTCCTCGGCGCAGATCCGGGCCTCGATGGCATGACCGAGAAAGGAGACGTCCGACTGAGCGAACGACAGAGACTCACCGGCCGCGATCCGCACCTGCCACTCGACCAGGTCGAGCCGCTCCGGCGCGGACTCGCCGGCCGGGGACGGTCCGGCTGACCAGGCGACGGACGGACGGTCCGGTTGAGCGGTGCCCGGCTGCACGGTGCCCGGCTGTGCAGTGGCGGACCGACCGGTGGCCGACCTGCTGATCGCGACCGCGAGTTCGGTCACGGGGTGCTCGACCTGGAGGCGGGTGTTCATCTCCATGAAGAAGAACTCGCGGACCGGTGCCGTCCCGTCCGCTGCCGACTCCGCGTCCGCTCCCGACTCCGCGTCCGCCCCCCACGCCGCTCCCGGCTCCGCTTCTCCCCGGCCGCCGGCCGAGGGCGCGTCCGGATCGTCACCGGGCACGATGAACTCCACCGTGCCTGCACCGGTGTACCCGCAAGCCTCGGCCGCCCGGACGGCGGCGGCCCCCATCGCGGCCCGCGTCTGCGGGTCCAGCAGAACGGAGGGTGCCTCTTCGATCAGCTTCTGATGCCGGCGCTGCAGACTGCACTCGCGCTCGCCGAGGTGCACGGTGGTCCCGTGGGCGTCCGCCAGCACCTGTACCTCGATGTGGCGGGGGCGGTCGACCCAGCGCTCCAGCAGCAGGGTGTCGTCGCCGAAGGCGGTGCGGGCCACCCGGCGGGCCGCGGCGAGCTCGGCGGGCAGCTCGGCAGGGTCGCGGACCAGCCGCATGCCCTTTCCACCGCCGCCGGCCGACGGCTTGATCAGCACCGGGTAGCCGATCTCCTCGGCGGCGCGGATCAGCTCCTCGTCACTGGTCGCCCCGCCACGGCTGCCGGGCACCACGGGCACGCCGACCGCGCGGACCGCCTCCTTGGCGTTGATCTTGTCGCCCATCAGCTCCACGGCCGCGGCCGGCGGGCCGATGAAGACCAGTCCGGCCTCGGCGCAGGCCTTGGCGAAACCGGGGTTCTCGGCCAGGAAGCCGTAGCCGGGGTGGATGGCCTGGGCACCGGTGCGCAGGCCTGCGGCGATGATCTGGTCGCCCCGCAGATAGGTCTCGGCGGCGCTGCTGTCACTGCGGTCGGCGGGGCCGAGCCGGACGGCGAGGTCGGCCTCGCGGACGTGCCTGGCGTCGGCGTCGGCGTCGCTGTAGACGGCGACCGACCGAACGCTGAGCCGTCGCAGGGTGCGGATCACCCGCACGGCGATCTCGCCGCGGTTGGCGACCAGGACGGTGTCGAACATGGGAGGTGTTCCTCCGAGGCGAGGGAGTGGAGCAGAAGAGGACGAGGGGACGGAGCGGGCAGACCGGGGCGGCCCGGAGAGAGCCCAGGTCACATCCGGAACACGCCGTACGGAGCGGGCGGCGCGAGCGGGGCGTTGGCGCAGGCGGTCAGGGCCAGCCCGACCACCGTCCGGGTGTCCATCGGGTCGATCACGCCGTCGTCCCAGAGTCGCGCGGTGGCGTAGTACGCGTTGCCCTGCCGTTCGTACTGTTCCCGGACCGGGCGCTTGAACTCCTCCTCGGCCTCGGCGGGCCACTCCTCGCCACGTGCCTCGAACTGGTCGCGGCGCACGGTGGCGAGGACCGAGGAGGCCTGCTCGCCGCCCATCACCGAGATCTTGGCGCCCGGCCACATCCACAGGAAGCGAGGTGAATAGGCACGACCGCACATCGAGTAGTTGCCGGCTCCGTACGAGCCGCCGATCACCACGGTCAGCTTCGGCACCCGGGTGCAGGCCACCGCGGTGACCATCTTGGCGCCGTGCTTGGCGATGCCACCGGCCTCGTACTGGCGGCCGACCATGAAGCCGGTGATGTTCTGCAGGAAGAGCAGCGGGATGCCGCGCTGGTCGCACAGTTCGATGAAGTGCGCGCCCTTCATGGCGGACTCGGCGAAGAGCACGCCGTTGTTGGCGACGATCCCGACCGGGTGGCCGTGGATCCGGGCGAACCCGGTCACCAGGGTGGCGCCGTACTCGGCCTTGAACTCCGCGAACCGGCTTCCGTCCACCAGGCGGGCGATCACCTCGCGGACGTCGTACGGCGTGCGCGGGTCCACCGGTACCGCGCCGTACAGCTCGGCCGGGTCGACGGCCGGCGGCTCGACCGGGGAGAGCGGCCACGGGTGGGCCGTGCGCGGGCCGAGGCCGGCCACGATGGTGCGCACGATGTCCAGCGCGTGTCCGTCGTCCTCGGCCAGATGGTCCGTCACACCCGAGGTGCGGGAGTGCAGTTCGCCGCCGCCCAGCTCCTCGGCGGTGACCACCTCACCGGTCGCCGCCTTCACCAGCGGTGGCCCGCCGAGGAAGATGGTGCCCTGGTTGCGGACGATCACGGCCTGGTCGCTCATCGCCGGGACGTACGCGCCGCCGGCCGTGCAGGAGCCCAGCACGGCGGCGATCTGCGGGATGCCGGCGGCCGAAAGGCGGGCCTGGTTGTAGAAGATCCGGCCGAAGTGGTCCCGGTCCGGGAACACCTCGTCCTGCATCGGGAGGAAGGCGCCGCCGGAGTCGACCAGGTAGATGCACGGGAGGCGGTTCTCCAGTGCCACCTCCTGTGCCCGGAGGTGCTTCTTCACCGTCATCGGGTAGTAGGTGCCACCCTTCACGGTGGCGTCGTTGGCCACCACCATGACCTCGCGCCCGGCCACCCGGCCGATTCCGGCGATCACACCGGCTGCCGGGGCGGCGCCGTCGTAGAGGCCGTCGGCCGCGAGCGGGCAGATCTCGAGGAACGGCGAGGCGGGGTCGAGCAGGGTGTCCACCCGGTCCCGGGGCAGCAGCTTGCCGCGCGCGGTGTGCCGGTCCCGTGCCTTGGCGCCCCCGCCGAGCGCGGCCTGGCCGAGCTTCTCGCGCAGCTCGGCGACCAGAGCCTGGTGCGCCTCGGTGTTGGTCCGGAAGGCGGCCGAGCCGGGGTCGACGGCCGAGCGCAGCCGCGGCGCCGGGGCAGCTGCCGCAGGGCTCACCGAGGACGCCGCAAGAGCGGACGCCGCACCAGCGGACGGGCCGACGGCCGAAGCCGCGCCTGGAGCCGTCAGTGCGCCGGCTCCCGTGGTTCCGGCGTTCCCCCACGGATCATGAGGGGTGAAGCCGGGCATCGACAGGGCCATCCCAAGAGCTCCCTTGCTCCCGGAAACCAGTGGACGGAGAGGCCGGTAGGCCCCGCGCCCCCAAGTTAATGGTTGTTAACTCCTGTGGCCAGGTTAACCAGCGATAACCCCCCTGTCTACGATGGGATTCATGTCGAACAGCCCTGGTGTCCCCGCGACCCCCCGCCGCGACCAGATCCGCCGCGAGGCTGCTCGGCTTTTCGCCGCCCGCGGCTTCCTCGGCGTAGGTGTGGACGAGATCGGCAAGGCGGTCGGGATCAGCGGTCCGGGCCTCTACCGGCACTTCTCCGGCAAGGACGCGATGCTGGCCGACCTCCTGGTCGGGATCAGTGAGCGGCTGCTGGACGAGGGGCGCCGCCGGGCCGGCGCCGCGCACGGCCCGCGGGCCGCGCTGGACGCGCTGATCAGCGGCCACGTCGACTTCGCGCTGGACGACTCCGACCTCATCACGCTGCACGACCGCGAACTTCTCCACCTCAAGGAGGAGGACCGGCGCCAGGTGCGTCGGCTGCAGCGCGAGTACGTCGAGCTCTGGGTCGCCGCCGTCCAGGCCGCGTTCCCCGGGCTGGCCGCGCCCGAGGCCGAGCCGGCCGCCCGGGCCGCCGTGCACGCCGTCTTCGGACTGCTGAACTCCACGCCGCACAGCATCGGCGTTCGCCCGTCGTCGGCTTCCGGCCAGTCGGCTGCCGCCGGCGCGGAGCGCGTCGGCCTGCTGCCGCGCGCCGAGATGGCCGCCCTGCTGCACCGCCTCGCCCAGGGTGCGTTCGACGCGGCCGGCGTGTCCGATGGGAACGCCGCCTAGACCGCGGGCCCCGTAGAGCGCTGGCCGCAGGCCGGATCCGGACCCGGCGTTAGTCGTAGGACGAGCGCCCCCCGGCTCCTCCGTCCGGCGACCGGTGCGCCGGTGCTTCAGGTGGCGCAGCCTGGGAGGGAAGGAAAACCGGCCGGCGACGGTTGGTTCGTGCCAGGTCAGCTGTGCCAACCGTCGGTACGTCGTGGACGACCGCCTCACGAAATGGTTAGTATCCCTAAATATGCCTGAGACTCACGGCTCCACCAGGGAGATACCCGCAGCGGGGACAGTCGAAGGAC from Kitasatospora azatica KCTC 9699 harbors:
- a CDS encoding biotin/lipoyl-containing protein encodes the protein MQPGTAQPDRPSVAWSAGPSPAGESAPERLDLVEWQVRIAAGESLSFAQSDVSFLGHAIEARICAEDPARDFLPTGGRILLLDEPRGEGVRVDSGLTAGTDIGSVYDPMLAKVIAYGPDRPTALLRLRAALADTRILGLTTNTGFLRRLLAHPEVVAGRLDTGLVERAVQQHPELLDDSRDRYTSRDLAVVSSEVPSAAASATEQSPAVSEAVYLAAALVRHLLLAPASSDGWTDPFALPSGWRLAGEPAWTTHRLRVSGQDPVSVRVRPVSADTVIEASDSPSTGFPELLVRLGDGPIRRARATLGGTSLSLTLDGLRSTFALATDNAPAAGVGPVIWLGSDGDSWAVHPYDPVADRTASADAHHGALTAPMPGTVTVVKASVGDVVRRGQALLVLEAMKMEHVISAPHDGTVSELHITAGSTVAMEQLLAVVLPDETAATTEPEEVAS
- a CDS encoding carboxyl transferase domain-containing protein — protein: MPGFTPHDPWGNAGTTGAGALTAPGAASAVGPSAGAASALAASSVSPAAAAPAPRLRSAVDPGSAAFRTNTEAHQALVAELREKLGQAALGGGAKARDRHTARGKLLPRDRVDTLLDPASPFLEICPLAADGLYDGAAPAAGVIAGIGRVAGREVMVVANDATVKGGTYYPMTVKKHLRAQEVALENRLPCIYLVDSGGAFLPMQDEVFPDRDHFGRIFYNQARLSAAGIPQIAAVLGSCTAGGAYVPAMSDQAVIVRNQGTIFLGGPPLVKAATGEVVTAEELGGGELHSRTSGVTDHLAEDDGHALDIVRTIVAGLGPRTAHPWPLSPVEPPAVDPAELYGAVPVDPRTPYDVREVIARLVDGSRFAEFKAEYGATLVTGFARIHGHPVGIVANNGVLFAESAMKGAHFIELCDQRGIPLLFLQNITGFMVGRQYEAGGIAKHGAKMVTAVACTRVPKLTVVIGGSYGAGNYSMCGRAYSPRFLWMWPGAKISVMGGEQASSVLATVRRDQFEARGEEWPAEAEEEFKRPVREQYERQGNAYYATARLWDDGVIDPMDTRTVVGLALTACANAPLAPPAPYGVFRM
- a CDS encoding TetR/AcrR family transcriptional regulator → MSNSPGVPATPRRDQIRREAARLFAARGFLGVGVDEIGKAVGISGPGLYRHFSGKDAMLADLLVGISERLLDEGRRRAGAAHGPRAALDALISGHVDFALDDSDLITLHDRELLHLKEEDRRQVRRLQREYVELWVAAVQAAFPGLAAPEAEPAARAAVHAVFGLLNSTPHSIGVRPSSASGQSAAAGAERVGLLPRAEMAALLHRLAQGAFDAAGVSDGNAA